ataatcacacttccgcaaaagtcagAGTGTGACATGTGTTGTGTATGGGAGGACGAAGAATGAAGAGGAGTTGTGTGTTTGTTTGAGATGGAGAAGAAGAGCAGGGGAGATCTTCACCATTGGATCATCACGTAATCAATGGTTAGATGCAGCTGTTGTTGGCTCGCACGGATCGTCACCATTAGCAGCGACGCGTTTAGCGGCGACACTCGACATTAGCAGCGACACTGGACATTAGCAGCGACGCGTGATGCTGTCGCCACTAATGCCCGGCATCACCGCTAAAGATGTCGCCTCTAATGGTGACTTTTCTTGTAGTGAGAATCGAGAGTTATATGGAGGAAAATTATGGAAgtctttttatttaaatatttaaagatatacatatatcttttatttaaaaataacgATTAACAATTGTAATCTAATAACAACTTCTCCATAATTATCTCATAGTTAAAACAATTACCTCTCTTTTTCAACTATCTAAATATTAATgctatagggtaaggttcatttgagaaccacccttattgcgagaacaacaagaatcaatgtgaacacaacaaaataaacctaCCCCACCACCACATAAAAACCTAAACATCCACACCTCCCataaacctaacccccccccccccacacacacacacacattccactcaagctaaatgctaaaaactaaaccataaagctaaaccaaaaagttttttatattaaaaaaattgggtgtttttaatttttttaaatatttttggttgtgttcacactgattctcgcaataaagggttatTTATAACGGATCCTTATCCTAACactatgtttatatatatatatatataatattataattaacaaattaattataatattacaTCCGGCTCTATgtaattattctaaataattacCCGTTTATTTTATTACGTTTATTATTTCCTGATCCGGTGATTAACAATTAAAACACCGTTAGTTGTTTGCCTAAAGTGTAACTTTTTGGGTCGTGCTTTGACGGCAACGTTGAATTTTAATCAATAATTGAACATTATATTAACAGTATTGACCGGTCTCCGGTTTGGTTTCTATTGTTTTTCCTATCCTTTTTTAACCTATGAACAATACCCCTAATAGAAACTGAAATAAAAGTAACAATGTCTTTAAAACTCATGATACATATATAGGGTAAAGTTCATGTGCAAATAGCCTTATCGTACAAAGCGCGCACGAAAGCcatgaaaaggtaaaaaaaaaatgtggtggcattttcgtaattattttacccgtaattaccctacaagatcaaaattaccctacgaGATCATTtatagagtaattatgatactttATAAAATTACACTACAAGATTAAAAAATTACCCTATAAAATCATTTACcctataagatcaaaattaccatacaagataaaattaccttacaagatcatttgtaaagTAATTATATAATACCATGCAAGATCATATGTAGGgtactctacgagtaaataattataaaaatatcaccgtgtttttttttcttttccatgCCTTTTGTACATTTTGTAAGATAATTTTGTAAGATAAgactatttgtatttgatcttctAACACATATACGTCACACACCATACAATATAACTTCCGAGTGGATTTTTATTAATGAAACCACAAGACTCGTAACACATACATAATATTCTAGAATTCGCggtttatttaattttatttttataattatttgtAAATGTTTAAGAAGCAGAGATTTGAATCTTCATGCCAGCACCACAGTGACCAGGAAGAGTACAAATGAAGTTGTTGAGACCCTTGACAAGCCTAATTCGGTCTTTTCCACTTGTGTACACCTTTGTATTTCTTGGAGTGGTGCTACACTTATCATACCCCGCCTTATTAACTGCCACCACGTTATGTGCTCCTTTTTGGTAGCTGAAAACTAAACAcatgattaaaaaaaaattagtatcacactactagaaaaatgaatgacaaagtaGAATTAATTACTTAGTTAGTCCCTGTaatttgcacaaaataacatacttaggtactaatagtttaaaatcacattctagggtattaacttttcattttgtaacgtttgaaggtattaggggtgcaaacgagccgagccgagcccgagcttgaccaggctcgagctcgattaactttatgtgagctcgggctcgagctcggctcgggctcgacttgtttactatctattaattaatatattaaataaaaataatataaataatagactttttaggctcgtgagctcgataagtgaagctcgggctcgtttactaaataagcttatttttaggtttgaggtcggcttgtaaacaagtttgaaTAAGCTCGACTCGaatcggctcgtttacactaaggctcgacgagcctaacgagcttcacatgcgaggctcgagctcgggctcgataacagacgagctttattttaggctcaagctcggctcgggctcgataaggctcgactcatttcgagctttttctcgagccgatctcgagtagctcgcgagccgctcggctcgtttgcacccctagaaggtattaacattatttgtaggtttaaaatcacattctattagcaCCTAAGTATgctattttgtgcaaaccacagagactaactatgttaataccctagaagttaatacctccaaatgttacaaaatgaaaagttaataccctagaaagtgattttaaactattagtacctaagtatgttattttgtgcaaacaaACTATGCAATTAACTCCGAAAAAGTATATTGTATCCACATAaagcagaaaattcaaaaactttatataaataaatagGTGATCCTATTTGTAAGTAATTCTTTACCCACACCATGTTTCCAGTAGATTACCCAACGATAAAACAACAACCATATCCAATAAATCCCATAAATAGCAAAGCTACTCATAgggatagagagactgcttccagaaAGACACTCGGCTCGAAAACGACCAGCATACCAACACaccaagtcaaagaatatagaaatAAGAAGTCACCCACACCCACCAAGAAAGTGATCATAGTGacacaatataatgtaaatcatataTAATAGCATgcatacaacatcatttgggTATAAACACAAACAAGGCAATCACTGGAAAAGTCCCTTAAAAAGTAAGAAAAATCTACTTCCCTAAAATACACTTAAAACCTTACTACAATATCGAAATTACCCAACGATGAAACATAAATAAAAGACGTAAAGTAGTGAATAAA
The Helianthus annuus cultivar XRQ/B chromosome 6, HanXRQr2.0-SUNRISE, whole genome shotgun sequence genome window above contains:
- the LOC110927302 gene encoding basic blue protein, which codes for MAQGRGSAVVATAVLCLLAVSLHCEVAEAATYVVGGRGGWSFNVSGWSRGKKFKAGDVLVFSYQKGAHNVVAVNKAGYDKCSTTPRNTKVYTSGKDRIRLVKGLNNFICTLPGHCGAGMKIQISAS